Proteins encoded in a region of the Brevefilum fermentans genome:
- a CDS encoding 1-acyl-sn-glycerol-3-phosphate acyltransferase, protein MTDKTLVKQIQSAITDEIFYALGLRRSGALRRSLGWVFALPVRRFSCLMADVDAAVATGGFPAGSQMMLDALGVRLKAEGVENIPRSGPVVILANHPGAYDSIAIGSLISRTDLKVIVAKARFYQVLPHIHTYLYYASQERSESMIALRQAVRHLQSNGALLQFGSGLIEPEPALYPLDEPVFERWSPSIEIFLRKVPGLKIVPTIASHVLLRRFAEHLLTRLRRKPMDQRRLAEFMQVMQQLVFPKSIEAKPRISFGTPFSLAELSPLGDQLELMSEVLQRIQAQLSYHLQRFDFETAT, encoded by the coding sequence ATGACCGATAAAACCCTGGTTAAACAAATCCAATCCGCCATTACTGATGAAATATTTTATGCATTGGGGTTGCGACGGAGCGGCGCGCTGAGACGAAGCCTCGGGTGGGTATTCGCTCTGCCTGTACGCCGTTTTTCCTGTTTGATGGCAGATGTGGATGCAGCGGTGGCGACAGGTGGATTTCCTGCTGGCTCTCAGATGATGCTGGATGCCCTTGGTGTACGACTTAAAGCGGAGGGCGTCGAGAATATTCCTCGCTCCGGTCCGGTGGTGATCCTGGCGAATCACCCCGGCGCCTATGATTCGATCGCCATTGGGAGTTTGATCTCGCGCACCGACCTGAAGGTGATTGTGGCTAAAGCGCGGTTCTACCAGGTCTTGCCGCATATTCACACGTATCTGTATTATGCCAGCCAAGAGCGTTCAGAGAGTATGATCGCCTTGCGCCAGGCTGTTCGGCATCTGCAGAGCAACGGTGCATTATTGCAATTTGGCTCTGGATTGATCGAGCCTGAACCGGCGCTGTACCCCCTGGATGAGCCTGTGTTTGAGCGTTGGTCACCCAGTATTGAGATCTTCTTACGCAAGGTGCCGGGCTTGAAGATCGTTCCTACGATTGCTTCGCATGTCCTCCTGCGGCGATTTGCCGAACATCTCTTGACCCGGTTGCGCCGTAAGCCGATGGATCAGCGCCGCCTGGCAGAATTTATGCAGGTGATGCAGCAGCTTGTGTTTCCAAAATCAATCGAGGCAAAGCCGCGCATCAGTTTTGGAACGCCATTTTCCCTGGCAGAGCTAAGTCCTTTGGGTGACCAACTGGAGCTGATGTCCGAGGTGCTGCAGCGAATACAGGCACAGTTGTCTTATCATTTGCAGCGCTTTGACTTCGAAACGGCGACCTGA